A genome region from Thermococcus gorgonarius includes the following:
- a CDS encoding ribonuclease Z: MVQIYFLGTGGIMPNRERNVPSIAVRYRGEILLFDAGEGTIRQMNIAKLSPMKIDKIFITHFHGDHYLGLGGLLQTMNLWNRKKPLHIYGPKHTFEFVRNFINSGFFRPVFDIHVHELGEARLKFDGYEVWSFRVEHGIPALGYVFKEKDRRGKFLPEKLKVYGLKPGPLLGKLEREGQIELNGRIIRLEDVTGPRRRGVKLVYTGDTAPCERVVLFSEKADLLIHDATYLVPEDRGESYHSTVEEACEVAKKAKVKLLALFHRAFRYSHDEYLSKATELCDVDFIVPKDFDLLTVESDHWKLGNVLEGAS; this comes from the coding sequence ATGGTACAGATCTACTTTCTCGGGACGGGGGGTATAATGCCGAACAGGGAACGGAACGTTCCCTCAATAGCGGTGAGGTACAGGGGTGAAATCCTACTCTTTGACGCTGGGGAGGGAACAATCCGGCAGATGAACATCGCAAAGCTCAGCCCGATGAAAATAGATAAGATATTTATAACTCACTTCCACGGTGACCACTATCTCGGTCTTGGGGGGCTTCTCCAGACCATGAACCTCTGGAACAGAAAGAAGCCCCTTCACATCTACGGGCCAAAGCACACCTTCGAGTTCGTCCGGAACTTTATCAACAGCGGCTTTTTTAGGCCCGTCTTTGATATCCACGTCCACGAACTCGGAGAGGCCAGGCTAAAGTTCGATGGGTATGAGGTATGGAGTTTCAGAGTTGAACACGGGATTCCGGCTCTTGGCTACGTATTCAAGGAGAAAGACAGGCGCGGGAAGTTCCTCCCGGAAAAGTTAAAGGTTTATGGACTGAAACCCGGGCCCTTACTTGGAAAGCTCGAGCGCGAGGGTCAAATCGAGTTGAACGGCAGGATCATCCGTTTGGAGGATGTGACGGGACCTCGGAGAAGGGGCGTTAAACTGGTTTACACCGGCGATACGGCACCCTGTGAAAGGGTGGTTCTCTTTTCCGAAAAAGCGGATCTTCTTATCCATGATGCAACCTACCTGGTTCCTGAGGATAGGGGGGAGAGCTATCATTCCACAGTCGAGGAGGCCTGTGAAGTGGCAAAAAAGGCAAAGGTAAAACTCCTCGCCCTCTTCCACAGGGCCTTCCGCTATTCCCATGATGAATACCTGTCCAAAGCCACTGAACTGTGCGACGTGGACTTTATTGTTCCAAAAGATTTCGATCTTCTGACAGTTGAATCTGACCATTGGAAGCTCGGGAACGTCCTGGAGGGAGCCTCATGA
- a CDS encoding tetratricopeptide repeat protein translates to MEEIMRAIEEKDTKKLASLLYYKVDELSDEQLEDILKKVEELALEKKDYELYKLVVYYYHEFLEVDKISEFEEVAEKEGSFEAKFHLADLYFLLGELEKSFALYQSLLEEEIAKGNTEHVAEIYYNMALIQEELQDYEKAYELLELAEKKYEELKDEEKILHIQVYKAYVKFEMGDIYEAKAMLGSLLPRVVETGNNALLAEIHLTFEEIFEEKDNYEAALQECLYAMLRAKGTEYYDVAFDALVDVLWQLFLEDNFETVYNNIDMFKNAFPELAEFFEGVKYLALFKDGKVEEEKLREIIEQVKDRRLLDLLEFLGEAEL, encoded by the coding sequence ATGGAAGAAATCATGAGAGCTATTGAGGAGAAAGACACAAAGAAACTCGCCAGCCTTCTCTACTACAAGGTAGACGAACTCAGCGACGAGCAGCTCGAGGATATCCTTAAAAAGGTTGAAGAGCTGGCCCTGGAAAAAAAGGACTACGAACTTTACAAGCTGGTCGTCTATTACTATCACGAGTTCCTCGAGGTGGACAAGATAAGCGAGTTCGAGGAGGTGGCAGAGAAGGAAGGTTCGTTCGAAGCTAAGTTCCACTTGGCTGACCTTTATTTCCTCCTCGGAGAGCTTGAGAAAAGTTTCGCCCTGTATCAGTCTCTCCTGGAGGAAGAGATAGCCAAAGGAAACACCGAGCACGTTGCAGAGATTTACTACAACATGGCGCTGATTCAGGAGGAGCTTCAGGACTACGAAAAGGCCTACGAACTTCTCGAACTGGCGGAAAAGAAATACGAAGAGCTGAAAGACGAGGAAAAGATCCTTCATATACAGGTCTACAAAGCCTACGTGAAGTTCGAAATGGGGGACATCTACGAGGCAAAGGCCATGCTCGGTTCTCTACTTCCCAGGGTAGTTGAGACAGGAAACAACGCACTCCTGGCTGAGATACACCTTACATTTGAGGAGATATTCGAGGAGAAAGATAACTACGAGGCGGCGCTCCAGGAGTGCCTGTATGCAATGCTGAGGGCCAAAGGAACGGAGTACTACGATGTCGCCTTCGATGCACTTGTCGATGTTCTGTGGCAGCTCTTCCTTGAGGACAACTTCGAGACTGTATACAACAACATCGACATGTTTAAGAACGCGTTTCCGGAGCTGGCGGAGTTCTTCGAGGGCGTTAAGTACTTGGCCCTCTTCAAGGACGGAAAAGTTGAAGAAGAAAAGCTCCGGGAAATCATCGAACAGGTTAAGGACAGGAGACTCTTAGACCTTCTGGAGTTCCTTGGTGAGGCAGAGCTCTGA
- a CDS encoding DUF447 domain-containing protein, whose translation MIPLLDFLSEGQVYEMLLVTQSNVTPVGVIRRGGTLFFKLFGGKSAEEIKRHPYASLQITNDAGLIVRLALNMPPKEGLTLVRRGEFRWVEGIPGFYGRVNWKLKDHEDELGRTRVLTCALDVLGIIEGSLVPRPFSRADCALIEMAVDFTRLKVAVNSNVNLAKRLCDRICENYNLYQRLGGSDPVGEKIMEKASELCLTKELQKV comes from the coding sequence ATGATCCCCCTCTTGGATTTTCTATCTGAGGGACAGGTTTACGAGATGCTTCTCGTCACCCAGTCAAATGTAACACCCGTTGGAGTGATTAGAAGGGGCGGTACTCTTTTCTTCAAGCTCTTTGGAGGAAAGAGCGCGGAGGAGATCAAAAGGCACCCCTACGCTTCCCTGCAGATTACTAACGACGCCGGCCTAATAGTTAGACTTGCTCTAAACATGCCTCCCAAGGAAGGCCTTACCCTGGTGAGACGGGGAGAATTCAGGTGGGTTGAGGGGATTCCCGGGTTCTATGGGCGGGTAAACTGGAAGCTGAAGGATCATGAAGATGAGCTTGGTAGGACGAGGGTTTTAACATGTGCTCTGGACGTTCTTGGCATAATCGAAGGCTCTCTGGTTCCCCGACCGTTCAGCAGAGCTGACTGCGCGCTGATCGAGATGGCCGTTGATTTTACGAGACTCAAAGTGGCAGTAAATTCGAACGTCAATCTGGCCAAAAGACTGTGCGACAGGATTTGTGAGAACTACAACCTTTATCAGAGGCTGGGAGGTAGCGATCCCGTTGGAGAAAAGATAATGGAGAAGGCCTCAGAGCTCTGCCTCACCAAGGAACTCCAGAAGGTCTAA
- a CDS encoding metal ABC transporter ATP-binding protein, with protein MSSQRTEKAVIARDLAIYYGSKPALEGVTFDLNAGETLLLLGPNGAGKTTLLKTIAGFHDKYEGVILVFGRKPEESRDFISYVPQSFSLNEKVPLSVIEVVAMGALYKSGIVHRKIPEEIIKKSEKALSFVGLEDIKDKPFKNLSGGQKQRVLLARALISDPKLLLLDEPLSALDPSARAEVASVLNKIKKKKGISMIITTHDINPLLEIGDWVMLINRRMIAFGPPDDALREEIIKTVYGPMAKVIKVEDKLYCLTGDFHIHLPGGKKP; from the coding sequence ATGAGCAGCCAACGAACCGAAAAAGCCGTGATTGCCAGGGATTTAGCGATATATTACGGTTCCAAACCTGCTTTGGAAGGAGTTACATTTGATCTCAACGCAGGCGAAACTCTATTACTCCTGGGCCCAAACGGGGCAGGAAAGACCACCCTTCTGAAAACGATAGCGGGTTTTCACGACAAATACGAAGGTGTCATATTGGTTTTTGGAAGAAAACCGGAGGAAAGCAGGGATTTCATCTCTTACGTCCCCCAGAGCTTCTCACTCAACGAAAAGGTGCCCCTATCGGTGATAGAGGTAGTTGCCATGGGGGCGCTGTACAAATCCGGAATAGTCCACAGAAAAATTCCCGAGGAGATCATAAAAAAATCGGAAAAGGCCCTTTCCTTCGTTGGGCTGGAGGACATAAAGGACAAACCATTCAAAAACCTGAGTGGCGGACAGAAGCAGAGGGTTCTTCTTGCGAGGGCATTGATAAGCGACCCAAAGCTACTCCTCCTGGATGAGCCGCTCTCGGCTCTGGACCCATCAGCCCGGGCCGAGGTTGCGTCAGTTCTGAACAAAATCAAAAAGAAAAAGGGCATCTCCATGATAATAACAACCCACGACATAAACCCCCTCCTCGAGATAGGGGACTGGGTAATGCTCATAAACAGGAGAATGATAGCTTTCGGCCCTCCAGATGATGCGCTGAGGGAAGAAATTATTAAGACAGTCTACGGCCCAATGGCCAAGGTAATAAAGGTCGAGGACAAGCTGTACTGCCTTACCGGAGACTTCCATATCCATCTCCCCGGGGGGAAGAAGCCATGA
- a CDS encoding metal ABC transporter permease, whose product MIPEFIVRAVIASITVSVLLGLLSPLINMKGLAFLTHALFHALLLGAVLGMILGLLLNNYALVTFVAMLVTLAIVLTIAHLEHIGFSPDSSVGIIASFVAGLTVLGFGVLYKIMATKPYYPLTQNVVSYLTGELFLISSRDLEILSAGGFLITLIILLFYRDFLYLSFDPEGIDGHGGNSRMYLVILYAIVGMTGALIVQSVGLVTLQVVAVLPGAIALMLSDNARKIVAISLLVTLTVQLVSVGTAYFTAIPPSGIATILLGLIYGALLTRR is encoded by the coding sequence ATGATTCCGGAGTTCATAGTGAGAGCAGTAATAGCCAGTATCACGGTGAGCGTTCTACTGGGACTGCTAAGCCCGCTGATAAACATGAAAGGACTTGCCTTTCTAACCCATGCATTATTCCATGCCCTCCTGCTGGGGGCAGTTTTGGGGATGATACTCGGACTTCTGCTAAACAACTACGCGCTGGTAACTTTCGTGGCGATGCTGGTGACTCTGGCGATAGTTTTGACAATAGCCCACCTGGAGCACATAGGCTTTTCCCCGGATTCCTCAGTTGGAATAATAGCCAGCTTCGTTGCTGGACTAACGGTTCTGGGATTTGGGGTACTCTACAAGATCATGGCAACCAAGCCGTATTATCCCCTAACTCAAAACGTCGTCTCTTACCTGACGGGTGAGCTCTTTCTAATCAGCTCCAGAGACCTTGAGATACTGAGCGCAGGCGGCTTTTTGATAACTCTCATCATACTTCTGTTCTACCGCGACTTTCTCTACTTGAGCTTCGATCCGGAGGGTATAGACGGCCACGGCGGAAATTCCAGGATGTATTTGGTGATCCTCTACGCCATAGTCGGAATGACCGGAGCCCTCATAGTCCAGAGCGTTGGACTAGTCACCCTTCAGGTTGTGGCCGTCCTTCCAGGGGCAATAGCTCTGATGCTAAGCGACAACGCCAGAAAGATCGTCGCCATCAGCCTGCTGGTTACTCTCACGGTTCAGCTCGTTTCGGTTGGAACGGCTTACTTTACGGCCATCCCGCCCAGC